In the Triticum aestivum cultivar Chinese Spring chromosome 2B, IWGSC CS RefSeq v2.1, whole genome shotgun sequence genome, CTGCATGTGGGCCTTTGCATGCAAAAACAAATAGCTGGCCCCCCAGATGCCCCCGGGGGCTGGGTTTGGGGTAGGAAGGTCGGCGCTAAAATTTCACGAATCCGGCGAATAAcgtgatcggggggggggggggggggtgagtggGGACTTTTTCATCGCCAGCGGTGAAAAAGTGATCGGGGGGGCCTCTTGGGGGactagtggagatgctcttatgggACACCAACGCACCAGCTAAAGCAAAAATCGACATGTGGAGGATGATAAGGAATGGTCTGGCATTCGGCGCGGAGCTCCATCATCGTCATTGGATTAAACCTGGTGGGTAGGCCAGCCAGTATACGTCGTACGTTTTGGGAGGCCCAGACGGCCCATTGGTGACCCCTGTAGGGAGCGCGGCCGAGATGTAAAAACTCATTCGCCCATTAGGTATCAAACCACGGACCTCTTCTCGTGGGATTGAGTGAGACCTCCTATGTGACGCTCTCTACGTCAAGTTGCTGCCATTTCACACAGGAGTAAAAATATATATGCTGTTGCCGAGATTCGAACACATGACGCACATCTATGCATGACGAGTTCCTACCAACTGAGCTAGCAGGTGTAGCTGATTTAAGAGTAGCATCGATCCTAAAGAACCAAACATTCTGCGCAGATCCGAATCAGTTTAGGAATTTCGGaagcaatttttttcaaaaaatgaaatgTTCTGTGAAACGCAAACACTTTccaaaatttgtgaacaaaattttaaaaactaTAACATTTTatcaaaacaagaacatttttttcaaaatcttgaacaatttttttgaaacgagaacattttttcaaatttcaaaacaaaatttagaaatgtgaacatattttgaaatcccTGAAAAAAATTTGCAAACACGATTTTAtagaaatttgtgaacaattttttaactggaacattttttgaaactcctgaaaaaaatgaaaacatgaacaaattttggaatttgtgaacattttctgaaaacgggaacattttttaaaaaaattgtagaAAAGTTGAACAAAAACATTCCAAACCATTTTtgtaaaacaagaacattttttgaaatgcccgGACAATTTTTGTAAAAaaagaacattttctgaaatgccggaacaatttttgaaaaatgtgacattttttgaatttatggaaaaaaataaaacatgaatatttttgggAATTTTAAACGTTTTGAAACGAACAAATTTTGAATCTTCCGTACAATTTTCAAAAGAAACGAAAAAACAGagagaaaacagaaaaaagaaaagaaacagaaagacggaaaaaagaaaaacgaagaaaacaaagaagaaacaggAAAACCGCTCAAAAGGGAAAAAACGGTTCAGgtaaaggttcccaaaaccggctgGCTAGCTCTcgtataatgggctggcccattgcTAGCGATGCGGGGTATGCCTGTGCGTTCTGTCGACAATTTGACGCAGTGAGCGGCGCATAGGGTTTTCCGGATTGAGTGGCTCCCCAATTGAGCTGACTATTATATTTATGAAAAATGAGGATTCAAAGTACTGACACATCACATTTTCTAAGGCGCCTAATTTTGCACGATAATTAGCATACGGCTGTTGAGTCATCGTTTGGTTACAGGATTCAACCACGATCTCATCTGACAAAAAGTGCTTGACCGGTCCTGGAAAACAGGGAACAGGCCAGCTCCATTGAGCGCGAAGGTGAGGCAAAACTGCATGGACTAACCGCATGGACATGCTCCAAGAGTacgcacccgcaaaaaaaaaaagagtacGCACCCAGCTTTTTTTTTACAACTAAATTTCCCTCTTTATTCATTGGTGATAACACTTACATCTTTAAGTAAAAGAGGAAGAAGCTCATTAGGAGCCATTTCAATCCACTCACTGCAGAATTTAGATCTAGCTACACTAGCTAATTCATGAGCAACAGCGTTTGCTTCTCTAGGACAGAACTCAAACCGAATTGAACTAAACTCACATGCCAAGTGGTAACAATCATCAATCATGGTTGCTGCATTCCCCACATACTGACCGTCCTTGGTCATAATCTCCATTAATTCTAGGCTGTCGGAATTAACGACAAGCCTGTTACACCCTGCCGAAGAAGAGAGTTGTAAACCAAATTTAAGAGCCAATGCCTCTGAAGAAAGAGGATCATAACATGACTCTATTAGTTTGTTCCCAGAAACAATAAAATAACCTCTGTCGTCTCGAATGACTGCTCCCATAGCTCCATGTAGCGCGTCATAGTCGAAGGCGGCATCTACGTTCAGCTTAACAAAGCCATTAGGTGGTTTTCTCCATCCGTCCTTCTTTAGTACTGCCTTTGGGTCACATGCAATAACAAAAATTTCTGTCATCGCTCTCACAGATGTGAAATTCTTTTCGCATCTTGCACATGCTCCTTGTGAACTAGCTAACTGTGCGGAGAGAGATTTTTGCGGCCGAGAGGTTTAGGCGCCTAAGATTTCGGGGTTGTTTAGAAAAGGTTAGACGCCTAAGATTGGGGAAGGAAGGAGTAACAACCATGTAAAATGCGgacactttttttaaaaaaaactgaacaTCTGGTGgaaattctgaatatttttgaaaattgaaTCATGTTTGAACATCCAACAATTTTTTGAACAAATTAAACACATTTTGAAAATCCAATTTATTTCGAACAACTTGAATACATTTTGAAAATTTCATTTTTTAAAagcatgaacatattttgaaaattttgaacaacATTTTGTAAAAGCATGAACATTTCGAAAATTTTAAAAAGATATGTTAGTTCAAAATGTTAAGAATTTTTTTCAAACAAAgtttaaaatattttgaataatttTATTGAGATATGAGGAGCTTGCAAACTTAAGAACTAACATTTTGAATAATTGTTTTAACATATATTGAACACTTGCTTGCTTTTCCGCTTCTTATGTGGCAAATGTAACTTTATAAATTTTCAGGTCGGTTTTTCAAGTTTTTTAAAACGGGTTTTGTTCTATTTTATTAtggatattattattattattcctcTTTCTTTTTTCTGTTATTTCAAACATGTGGATATTTtaaatttaaaaaattcaaatctgtgaactttttctCATGTTTGAGAATCTTTTTCAATATCTCAAAAAAATGTAAGTTTTCATACTGAACTTTTTTTAGATCTAAAAAAATctaatccatgaacatttttttcaacatcgataaacatttttcaaatccaGAACGCTTGGGCAAGCCCAACAGGCGCCCGACCTGAGCGATGCCatctcctaaaccctaaaccctaaccctaataaattggtttttaccatttgttttttattttgGTTAGTAAACCTAAAAACCGAAAATATCATCCTAATACAACATATCTATTTTTCGTTAACCCACTGATTCAGTTTGGTTTGGTAATGAAAAAGACTGATTTGATTCAGTTTTCAATTATACCAAAAATCTTTTTGTAGGTATGCGTACAAGCTACGATGCAGCTGCGAGCGCTTCCCCTATGAGCCGTCCTCTTATATCCACGATCACCTTTAACCTTTGAGCATACCTCCGCGATGTGGTACTAAACAAATAAGATGGTTGCCCTTTTTGGGTCTATAGTAGGGTGCATCGGGTGCAAATTAAAACTTTTCTacgtgcagaacaaccaagaacatgctacgagagatggatcacagatcgtacCTCTAGAAGCACAGTgttgtgcagcggaagaagagttggggcagcgcgtccgcgtggatcgtctcctcctcgtccaatCTCCCTCGAACAACCGGTTGTCGGATCCCACGTACAGGTtggccggagcggcgcaagtgcactgcctctaacggtatccgcgcgggCAGAAGAAACACTGTGCGCTGGACTGCTAAGTCCGATCACACAGTTGGCGGCGAcaggaggtggctattcgcaacacatgcaaaaccTAGTGACAGCGCCAAAGTGATCAACCGAGTGAGTGTGCCGCACTACCAccatatataggcgtccgtcgcaggctacttgggcctcgcacggaccctaaaggcCAAAATCTGTTCGGCCgggatccgagtccgagtaggatcacatctgACTCATGGAGTCGGATCAGGCCTCACAGGTGCCTCCCTTaagcgcgaccccttaggttcaagtcggcttggtcgtagGTCGGATCACCTCCGATCTGCTCAACTGGTAGCGGTCTCTAGCAAAGCATGCTGACCACCAAGTAGACAATGAAGCCGGTTGGCGAACCTGTACTACACGTCACACTTCTGTTTCCTTttccacatgatatatgttgtcgggctcaaggcgagtctgtcatcgtTGTGCTAGCCCGGCCTCTTTCTCGTTCCAATGATgacgaccacaaaccggattatctcataattcttgtcttatgaccatgcttatcttggtcagatcacacgaggggcctagagtatatctctcctaattggaggggcaaatcccctcttgcttgaccatgtctcgcagcatgggtctggacaaggccgaaacctacctttgtaatcacccaatcatggagtagcgtttggtaggcccaaagcaagtctgtcaccattccgagtacatgcgtcagctcaagTCTTAGGACATaaaacatatgttgtactagagactcactgACGATACACATCGCTGCATCTCATAGTTTGGTATGTTCGACTCAGACCTCATCTCAACTCAGGATCCGACTATGTcggatccgaccagatccttccgaatccatattatccggttagcattcAATGCTCCATGGTTAGTTAGACCAAGCCaccgaccgtgtcatatgctatgTCTAGTCAGGTGCAACAAATCTGAACAGGACCTCCACTTCTTTTTCTTCATCTCTCTCGCAGGTTGTATGTTCTCTTACTCACACAAAAATGGCAGCGACCATCAGCAGGGATGGAGTGGGTAGGGTTTTCTCTTTGCTCCCTCACGAGGGAACACTTTGAACCGCTGAATGTAAAACAAATCAACGGTTTCACATGTGTTGGATTTGTGTGGGTTGATGTTGGACTGCCAAGGCCAACACACCTCCGACTTAGCCCGGCATTGTATGGATTTAACGTTGCAAGCATGAGATATCCAGATGCAGAGAAGCAAAGTTGAAATGTAATCAATCACTGTCCGTGTGTCCACGGGCATTTAAGGGTCCGGACTTACTGTCCATGGCTGTAGATACTCTTAGCTATTGCACACATGCTAGGACTGAGCGGGCTGCTAGCTACTGTGGTAGGACAATCCTGCCCGCAGCCTGAATCCAAAGTCAGCAGCCAGCAATTCAGCGTGCGTACCCAACCAGAAACGTAAGGTTTAAACGCGCGTGCGGCAGTAAGCATCAAAGTGATCCAGACAATCAAGGAAACAGCGACACCATTTTTAGCAGTCCAAGTTTCAACGTCGTGACAGGTTGAGTGGACATCCGGGTTGCTTGGCCATACCAGAGCGGACAAGAGGGCAGCGAAACGTATCCAAGCATCTTGCGGCGAGGTCGGAGATGACTGTACGTCTCGACGCGACCCCGGGTGATCATGCACCGCAGGGATGTAGCCAGCGCTTATGGGTCCACGGCACGTCATCAGTGACCAAGGTCCTGAATAGGACCCACATGATCAATTGATAATTCTTTGGGCCACGTTTTTCCTACTCCCTTCGTTTGGAATTACTTATCGCGAAAATGGGTGTATCTAGACGTGTTTTAGTTTTAGATatatccatttccgagacaagtaattccgaacggaggaagtattaGTCTAAGATAAGATAGGCAGTCGGAAATCACTGGCAATTTGACAACGAAATCATGCAACATGTCTATGCTAGCTGCTAAATTTCTAATCTACTGCATATTAAAATAAGTGGGCAAGCGACCTCGTTGACCCATCACCCATGTCCATGGCGGGTGCAcccgttttttttttttgaaacggctATATGTACTGCGCAACACAGCACGGCAGTTCAGTCATCACTAGGCTGTCAGTCAGTCTGTTCATCGAACGATCAGTTCGTCCTAAGCAGATGAAAATGTCTCCGGAAAGAGGAGGAGCGGAGGGCAAGGAAGAAGGATCGAGGATGGCTTCTGCTGCGCTCCCGGAGGCGGAGGCAGTCCAGCCAAGGAACAAGGGCAATTTCAAGTACGCCTTCACCTGCGCCCTCTGCGCTTCCATGGCCACCATCGTCCTCGGATACGGTACGCACATGCTTTGTTTCCTTCCTGTATGTCGATAGAGtacgcatcttcttcttccttgggccATGCATAATTCTGTTCCGACTGCCCAGACGTTGGGGTGATGAGCGGGGCGTCGCTGTACATCAAGAGGGACCTGCAGATCACGGACGTGCAGCTGGAGATCATGATGGGCATCCTCAGCGTGTACGCGCTCATCGGGTCCTTCCTCGGCGCGAGGACGTCCGACTGGGTCGGCCGCCGCGTCACCGTCGTGTTCGCGGCCGCCATCTTCACCACCGGCTCCTTGCTCATGGGCTTCGCGGTCAACTACGCCATGCTCATGGTCGGCCGCTTCGTCACCGGCATCGGCGTGGGCTACGCCATCATGGTCGCGCCCGTGTACACGGCCGAGGTGTCCCCGGCGTCGGCCCGCGGCTTCCTCACGTCTTTCACCGAGGTGTTCATCAATGTGGGCATCCTCCTTGGCTACGTCTCCAACTACGCCTTCGCGCGCCTCCCGCTCCACCTCAGCTGGCGCGTCATGCTCGGCATCGGCGCCGTCCCGTCCGCCCTGCTCGCGCTcatggtgttcggcatgccggagtCGCCCCGCTGGCTCGTCATGAAAGGACGCCTCGCGGATGCCAGGGCCGTGCTGGCCAAGACCTCCGACACGCCAGAGGAGGCCGTGGAGCGCCTTGACCAGATCAAGGCTGCCGCTGGCATCCCGAGGGACCTTGACGGCGACGTGGTCGTCATGCCTAAGACAAAAGGCGGCCAGGAGAAGCAGGTGTGGAAGGAGCTCATCTTTTCGCCGAGCCCAGCCATGCGGCGCATACTGCTCGCGGCGCTCGGCATCCATTTCTTCCAGCAGGCGACGGGCTCCGACTCGGTCGTGCTCTACAGCCCACGCGTGTTCCAGAGCGCGGGCATCACCGGCGACAACCACCTGCTCGGCGCCACATGCGCCATGGGGGTCATGAAGACGCTCTTCATCCTGGTGGCCACGTTCCAGCTCGACCGCGTCGGCCGGCGGCCGCTGCTGCTGACCAGCACGGCCGGCATGCTCGCCTGTCTCATCGGCCTCGGGACAGGCCTCACCGTCGTGGGTCGGCACCCGGACGCCAAGATCCCCTGGGCCATCGGCCTGTGCATCGTGTCCATCTTGGCATACGTGTCCTTCTTCTCCATCGGCCTCGGCCCCCTCACGAGCGTGTACACCTCGGAGGTCTTCccgctgcgggtgcgcgcgctgggCTTCGCGCTGGGCGCGTCATGCAACCGCGTGACCAGCGCCGCGGTTTCCATGTCCTTCCTGTCCCTGTCCAAGGCCATCACCATCGGCGGCAGCTTCTTCCTGTACGCTGGCATCGCGGCGCTTGGATGGGTTTTCTTCTTTACCTTCATTCCGGAGACGCGTGGCCTGCCGCTGGAGGAGATAGGGAAGCTTTTCGGCATGACGGACACGCCCGTCGAAGCCGAAGACACCGCCACGAAAGACAAGGCGAAAGTAGTGGAGATGAACTAGTGAGCCAGGCGTCAACCAACTTTGCCGATGTACCATAGAGATGTAACTGATGAACGTGGTAATATACGCTATCACGGACTCGTGCTGCTCATTGATGGATTTTTTCTTTTACGAGATTGCTCATTGATGGATTGTTTGGATAAAATTTCAAGAGAATTGTTTCAAGTTTGGATCAATCCGGTAAAACGTTGACATTACATCTCTTGGCCCGTTGGTGCTGGTCAGTGTATCATTGACATCCCATTAGCACTTCTTTTTAGGGGTAACATCCCATTAGCACTTGAATTGCATGATGGATAGCTTTATGGGCGAcgctaggcgccggtgcgccggcccaaacGGTTCGGCCGGTCCAGCCCCAACCGTACGATCCAGCGAGGAGCCGTTCCGATCTATGCGTTGACTTCCCCTGCTCTTCTTCCTCTCCGCATGAAGCGCGGGCGCTGCTCACCTGCACGTCCTCCTGGCCCGCCAGCAACCACCTCACCTGCGCCCCCTCTCTCCGCCGCTCTCCGCGCTGCTGGATGCTGCactcgccgccggtcgccgccgtctTGTCTCATGTATCTCGCCGGATCCACGCATGTAGCAAAAAGTTCGCCGGTGGGTTGCAGCTCCCCCTCGCTGGTGATGGTCACGGCTTCGGCAACACCAGTCGCCGGTTGCAGCTTCGCTAGATGCAGCTCTTGTTGCCGTCGGTTCCAGCCCGACGTCAGCCAGGTAGCAGGCGCTGCATCTTGAAAaagaatggatgtagcaaaagtCGTTGCCGGATGTAGCAAAAACCTACCACACTTGCAGCAAAAAGCCGTCGTTCACCGTCGCGGGTTGCAGCTCGGTCGTGCTGGATGTAGCAAAACGtgatgccggttgtagcaaaaagcgACGCTAGTTGTAGCAAAACTGCGACGCTGGCTGTGTGTTGTAGCAAAATGTGACGTGGTTGTAGCAAAATGCTATGacggttgtagcaaaatgttatgCCGGTTGAAGCATGTAGCAAAAAACCGCGACGTTAGATTTGCTAGGACCAGCGCCGCCCGTCCTCGTCGTTCAGCGTGTGCCCGTGGTTGCAGGCTTGCAGCTCTAGTTGCTGCGCCTGACAGTTCCCACAGCTTCGCCGGCGGCGACTCGGAGCCGTAGTTGGGCGGAGGCCATGGCTGAGATCCGAAAGTTGCAGAAGGCCATGGCCGTGGGGAGCTAGCAGGGATACGAATTGGGGAGAAAGAAGGGAGAGGGGCTCGCCGGCCATGAAGGAGAGGCGGCATTGGGCGCCGTCGCAGGCGAGCACTCGCCGCCGACGAGAGAGTTTCTGGAGGATGCGACCAACGTGGGGCGTGTGTGGAGGAGCAGAGTCGTGATGGGCTGGAGGTAGAAGAAAAGGAGGAAAAGTCGTGCGGGACCCACCATATACATGTGTCTCGTGCGGGGTGGTTGTTTCCGTATCGCATGAGCCAGCGTGGCGTACGAGACCGGTGGAAAGTTCGACCGTTGCGCCGGCTCGAAACGTTTCCCTAGCTTTATCTGGTGGCATTTGGCATCTGTTGGGTTAAATCGTCCTATCAACCTATATCTATATATGTATctgtatctatatctatatctatatctatatctatatctatatctatatctatatctactaATAAAGAATGGAGTGTTTTCTTCAGTTCACCGTCACACCATTTTATAAAAAACCCTTCTGTTTTCTGTAAATTAACCTGCAGTACACGTTGAAGTCATAGTCGAaccttttttttacatttttctcggtCAAAATTACTTTTTCTGGACCGCAAAGATATGCCAACATAAAATGTTGCATGTTTTTGGGACATATTTTTCATGATGCTTTATAGTTTATACAAAGTCAAAACTCAATGATGGCAGTTGATTATCACCATCCATCATCCATCACCGCTCAGGATGGGAACGGGCCGACCTGACCCTTGCCTTGGAACAGGCCCTCATGGCCTCAAGGCCAATTTATGAGGCCACGTGTTGACCCATTTCTAAAATGCCCATGGCTTTGCTGGCCCAATGGATATCTCGGGTCGGCCCAAATACTAGTTGTTATCTAGTATTACAGGTAATCAAATATGTTaggaaattaatactctagatgcatgccgaatagcggtcgatatgtggagtaatagtagtagatgcagaattgtttcggtctacttgacacggatgtgatgcctatgttcataatcattgtcttagatgtcttcataattatgcgcttttctatcaattgctcggcaataatttgttcacccaccgtaatacatgctatctcgagagaagccactagtgaaatttatggtctcgggtctttttttattatattgcatctcttttccatTACATCGCATCTCTTtaaatctcatttactattttgcaatctttactttccaatctatacaacaaaaataccaaaaatatttactttattatctttattacacctcacttttgcgagtgaccgtgaagggattgacaacccctttatcgcgttggttgcaaggttcttgattgtttgtgcaggtactaggtgacttgtgcgtcgtctcctactggattgatacattggttctcaaaactgagggaaatacttacgctattttgctgcatcaccctttcctattcaagggaaaaaaccaatgcaaactcaagaggtagcaagaaggatttctggcgccgctgccggggagattTTCGCCAAGTCAAGATAAGATTTGATCTCCCATCAACTTGCcgatttttggcgctgttgccggggagatctacgtcaagtcctgccataccaagtacccatcataaactcttctcctcgcattacattatttgccattcacctctcgttttcctctccctcacttctaaaacgattttcgaaaacctttgccttttcttcgcccttcttccgttcagtaatattgaaagtgggtttggaagagtgtcaaatttagatcccacatattttgagaatgttcaatcttatgaaatttttgataaaagtgggtttggagaggtcatgactttagttaatgttaatcccactattttggaagagtgtcaacttcgcatgcatgtggatcgtgttgagaatatgttttgtaattgctattttgttgaatttgcttatgatcccacatgtaattattatgagagaggaaaatatggttgtagaaattttcatgttactaaattacctctcgttatgttaagattgctattgtttctttccgctttcttgcatatgctagtttttgcttgctatgataatttgtttgcctataaaatgcctatgcataggaagtatgttagacttatatgtgctTGTCACGTGTTTCATCATGCTCtatttgcgcttcaattcttgtctttcatgtgagcatcattgaatttatcaatgcctagctaggggcgttaaacgacagcgcttgttgggaggcaaccatttttatttttcttctttttttgctcctgtttagtaataaataattaatctagtcTCTGGTGAGATGCggttttaagttttaattagtgtttgtgccaagtagaacctttgggaagacttgggtgaagtctttgtgatcttgctgtaaaaaacagaaatttttgcgctcacgagaatagctgtcattttttacaggagcgtgcttttaggttgattctttttgcagatgattaatagaaaaattcctcacatccaacaatttatttcataattgttagagttacagaagtattcaaagttacagattgctacagactgttctgtttttttgacaaattctgtttttcttgtgttgtttgcttattttgattaatctatgagtagtatcgggggtatgaactatacagaagttggaatacagtaggtttaataccaatataaataaataatcagttcattacagtaccttaaagtggtggtttattttcttatactaacagagctcgtgatattttctgttgaagttttgtgttgttaagttttcaagtttttgggtaaagatttgatgggttttggaataaggagtggcaagagcctaagcttggggatgcccaaggcaccccaaggtaaaattcaaggacaaccaaaggcctaagcttgaggattccccggaaggcatccccttgaaggaaatatgccctagaggcaataataaagttattatttatttccttatttcatgataaatgtttattattcatgctagaattgtattgaccggaaacataatacatgtgtgaatacatagacaaacatagtgtcactagtatgcctctacttgactagctcgttattcaaagatggttaaagtttcctaaccatagacatgagttgtcatttgataaacgggatcacatcattggagaatgatgtgattgacttgacccattccattagcttagcacttgatcgttttagtttactgctatttctttcttcttgacttatacatgttcctatgactatgagattatgcaactcccgattaccagaggaacactttgtgtgctaccaaatgtcacaacgtaactgggtgattataaaggtgctctacaggtgtctctgatggtacttgttgagttggcatagatcgagattaggatttgtcacttcgattatcggagaggtatctctgggccctcttggtaatgcacatcactataagcttgcaagcaatgtgactaatgagttagttgcgggatcatgcattacggaacgagtaaatagacttgccggtaacgagattgagctaggtattgagataccaacgatcgaatctcaggcaagtaacataccgatgacaaagggaacaacatatgttgttatgcggtttaaccgataaagatctttgtagaatatgtaggagccaatatgagcatccaggttccgctattggttattgaccggagacgtgtctcggtcatgtctacatagttctcaaacccgtagggtccgcatgcttaacgttcggtgatgatcgatattatgagtttatgtgttttgatgtactgaaggtagtttggagtcccggatatgatcatggacatgacgaggagtttcgaaatggtcgagacataaaggtcaatatattggatgactatgtttgaacTTCGGAAGGGTTCtgggcaagttcggacaaataccggagtaccggcgggttatcggaaccccccggggagtgtaatgggcctattgggccttagtggagaataggaggggcggccagggcaggccgcgggccccctccccctctagtccgaatggACAAGGAGGggtggggggcggcgcccccctttccttcccttcccccttctcctactcctaggAAAGAGGAGTCTGACTCCCGGTGGGAGtacccttggcgcaccctcctccttggccggccgcctcccccctagctcctttatatacgggggcaggggggcaccccaagacacacaagttgatcattgatctttagccgtgtgcggtgcccccctccaccataatccacctcggtcatatcatagcggtgcttaggcgaagccctgcgtcggtagcttcatcaacatcgtcatcacgccgtcgtgctgacagaactctccctcgaagctctactggattgtgagttcatgggatgtcaccgagctgaacatgtgcagatcgcggaggtgtcgtacattcggtaccaGGATcaatcgatcgtgaagacgtacgactacatcaaccgcgttgtcataacgctttctcttacggtctacgagggtacgtggacgacactcttccctctcgttgctatgcatcaccatgatcttgcgtgtgcgtaggatttttttgaaattactacgttccccaacagtggtatcagagccaggtttatgcgtagatgttatatgcacgagtagaacacaagtgagttgtgggcgatactagtcatactgcataccagcatgtcatactttgattcggcggtattg is a window encoding:
- the LOC123044422 gene encoding putative polyol transporter 1, with protein sequence MKMSPERGGAEGKEEGSRMASAALPEAEAVQPRNKGNFKYAFTCALCASMATIVLGYDVGVMSGASLYIKRDLQITDVQLEIMMGILSVYALIGSFLGARTSDWVGRRVTVVFAAAIFTTGSLLMGFAVNYAMLMVGRFVTGIGVGYAIMVAPVYTAEVSPASARGFLTSFTEVFINVGILLGYVSNYAFARLPLHLSWRVMLGIGAVPSALLALMVFGMPESPRWLVMKGRLADARAVLAKTSDTPEEAVERLDQIKAAAGIPRDLDGDVVVMPKTKGGQEKQVWKELIFSPSPAMRRILLAALGIHFFQQATGSDSVVLYSPRVFQSAGITGDNHLLGATCAMGVMKTLFILVATFQLDRVGRRPLLLTSTAGMLACLIGLGTGLTVVGRHPDAKIPWAIGLCIVSILAYVSFFSIGLGPLTSVYTSEVFPLRVRALGFALGASCNRVTSAAVSMSFLSLSKAITIGGSFFLYAGIAALGWVFFFTFIPETRGLPLEEIGKLFGMTDTPVEAEDTATKDKAKVVEMN